DNA sequence from the Mycobacteriales bacterium genome:
CGGCAGCAGCACCGACGTGTCGGCCCGGACGACGGGGAACGGTTGCGCCGCGTCGTACTCCTCCCAGCCGCGCCAGCGCGAGGTGAGCACGGTGACCGACGGCAGCCGCGACGCGAGCGCGTGCACGAACGACTGGATGCCGCCGGGACGCGGCGGGAAGTCGTTGGTGACGACCAGCGTGCGGGTCATCGGGCCGCAGGCAGCGGCAGCGGGATCGGCATCCCGTGCAGACGCGCCCAGTCGACGGCCATCGCCAGCCGCTGCGGCGACGTCGGGTGGGTGACGAACCAGACGTACTGCGCGCCGTTGGGGTCGAGGTCGGACAACCCGCGGATCGCGAGCGAGCGCATGGCAGCAACGAACGCCTGCGGGTCGTTTGTCAGCTGCAGCGCGTGCCAGTCGGCCCGGGCCTCGATCTGGCGGCTGACCAGGTTCTGCACCGGACCGGACAGCGTCGAGAGCACGGTGACGACGGCGACCAGCAGGGCGACCGACCGCGGGTCGCGCGCACTGCGCACTCCCCCGCGGCGCAACAGCGCCGGTGACGACAGCAGCACGAACACCGCGGTCAGCCCGGCGGCGACTCCCAGCGCACCGATGGCCGTGCCGTGCAGCACGTCGTCGTACTTCGCGTGCCCCAGCTCGTGCGCGACGATGACCTCGATCTGCGCGGGCGGCACGTCGCGCAGCAGGTTGTCGTAGAGCACGATCCGCCGGGTGCCGCCGTAGCCGGAGACGTAGGCGTTGAGCGTCGTCGTACGCCGGGAGGCATCAGCGACCAGGACGTCGTCGACCGGCACCCCGTCGCGGCGGGCCATGGCGAGCAGGTCGCTGCGCAGCTGGCCCTGCGGCAGCGGGTGGAAGTGGTTGAAGACCGGCTCGACGACGACCGGGTAGAGGAACGAGAACAGGAAGACCAGCGCCGCGCCGGCGACCGAGACCGGCAGCCACCAGGTGCGCGGGAAACGACGCACCAGCGCGTAGAACGCCAGCACGCCGATCACCACCGGCACGACGGACACGCCCAGCGAGCGGCCCTGGTCGGCGAACCAGCCACCCCAGCCCTGCAGCGTCAGGTCGTAGTCACGAAGCACGACGTGACCTCGCGCCTCGAACGGCAGCTGCACCAGCCAGGCCACCACCACGACCGCGGCACCGCCGAGCGCGGCCACCAGCGGCCAGCGGCCGCGGCCGAGCCGGCCCGCCAGCCGGGCACCGGCCGGCGTGAAGCCGAGCAGCAGGACCGCGGCCCAGCCCAGGAACAGCGCCGCGTAGCTCGAGGGATGGATGGCCGCGTGGAAAGCGTCCTCCCGGGCGCGCACGGCCGCCGAGTAGTAAAGCGACGGGTCGGTCGGCGCCCGGCCGCCGGGCACGGATGCGTCGATGATCCGCCACGGCGTGGTGAACCCGATGACGAGGCCGAGCGCAACCAGCAGCACGACGAGGGCGACCACGGCCGGCAGGCGGGACCCCCGCCCGACGGTCCGGGCCGGGGCGAGATCGGCGACGCCGGTCACGACGGCCGAGCGGCGCAGGTCATGACAGCTGCTGGGCGACATAGGCGCGCCACTGCGCGGTGAACGCCGCCGTCGTCGTGTGCAGCACGTCGCGCAGGCCGCGCTCGAGCGCGACCTGGCTCGAGACGCCGCTCGCGGTACCGACCTTGCGGTAGAGCGCGACGAGGGTGGCGTCACCGTGCTCGGCGACGAGCCGGCAGGCGAGCCAAGCCTCCTCGTAGACCTGCGGCAGCCGCGCGTTGGCACCCGCGAAGTCGGCGTCGGTCGGCAGCCGCTGGGGCAGGTGGCCGGCGACCACCTCGGCCTTGAGCTCCCGGGCGGCGTCGCCTACCGCGACGCCGGTGCCGTGGTAGCCGACGTAGTCCGCGAACCCCTCGACCAGCCAGTCGGGGGTCGACGTGCCGGTCTCCGCCCGGGTCGCGACATGGGTGATCTCGTGGGTCATGACGACCCGGCGGCCGAGGCTGCCGAGCTTGGCGAAGTTGGCCGGGTTGACGATGATCCGGTCGCCGACGGCGCCGCTCGGGCCGGCGCGTCCGGGCAGCTCCGCGGTCGCGACCGCGGCGATCTGCGACATGTCCTCCCCGCCACCGACCATCTGGGTCAGCTCCTGCTGCGTCGATGGCACCAGCACGACGACCCGCTGCGGCCAGTCGCTGCCCCATACCTGCGTGACGGTCGGGGTGTCGCCGTCCGCCTCCGCGACGAGGGCGGCCATCAGCGACTGCGACCCCGGATGACCCAGCACCAGGGCGTGCCTGCCGTGCGCGACGACGACCGGCCCGCCGTCCCACAGCTCGCGGGTGGTGGTGAGCCCCTGCGAGTCGAGGTCGGTGTCGGAGGCGAGGTACCAGCCGGTCGGCCGCTGCACGAACGTGAGGAACTGCAGCGCCGCCGTCGGCTGCGCGTCGTAGCCCTTGAGCTGGTAGTGCAGGTAGACCCCCGCCGGGGCGTACGCCGGAGCGCCGTAGCTCGCCGCGATGCCGGGGGGCAGCGTGTGTGGCGCGCCCTGGTCGAGCTGGTAGGACCACGAGGACAACGGCACCTGGGCCAGCGCGTCGAACAGCTGCCCCTGCGCGGCACGGAACCGCAGCGACTCGGGGTCGACCGTCGCCAGGAACCCGGCCCGGTCGTGGTGCAGCACCGCGGCGGCGCGCCGGTCGAGCAGCGCCTGGATCGACGCGTCGGGGTGCGGGTCCCGCAGCTGCGTGGTGTCGGGCGCGACCCGCTGACGGGGCACGGCGCTCACGGCGGGGGCGGCCGGGGCGACCGAGCGCGCGACGGTGACCCCGAGGTCGGTGAGCAGGACGGCGGCGAGCGCGGTCGCGACGGCGGCGGCGACCAGCCGCGGCGATCGCCGGCCGGTCGGCTCGCTCACGGCGTCGAGTCTAGGGCTGGAAGGACCCCGTTCGTGGCTGCGCGCAACGCCCGATCTGAGACGGATTCTGCGGTGATCTCTTCGCCCGTCACCGGGACGCGAGCAACGTCTCCGCACGACGCACGGCGGCGCTGGTCGCCGCGGCGGCAGCGGCCCGGTCGCGGTCACTGCTCTCGAGCTGCTGCTGGGCGGCGGTCAACTGCCGGCGTACGGGGTCGAGGAAGACCGCATAGGCGTCCGCGGCCTCCCGAGTCGAGCGGTACCAGCCCGACACGGCGCGGTCGTACCACCGCGCCTCCAACGGGGCGAACACGTCGTAGGCCGCCGCGGCGGCGGTCGCCGCCGTCGTGAAGTCGCGGTCGGCACGCAGCTCGGCCCGACCGGCGCGTACGACGCCGTCGATGGCGGTGGCACTCGACCCGTCGAGGTTGCGGGCCGCGGCCGCCAGAGCGGTGAGGGCGTCGCCGTAACGGTCGGCCTCGCCGGGCAGCCGGTCGAGCACCTTGTGCGTCTGGGCCAGCAGCGCGGGCAGCTGCGCCTGACCGCGCACCTGCGTGGGGTCGCCGGTGGCCGCGGCCGCGGCGATCCCGTCGATGCCGCCGGCGAGCTGGGCCAGCTGGCCGGTGTCGCTGAGGACCGCGGCGCGTGCGCTGTTGAAGGCGGGGATCGCCGTGTCCAGCGCCGGAACGCCGGCCGGCCCGAGAGTGGCGGGCGTGGTGTCGACCGGAGCGGGCGGCGCGGCCGCGGTCGAGCCGCTGCCCGCGGCGCCGGTCGCCGCGACGACGATGCCGGCCAGCAGGGTCACGCTGACGAGGGCGGCCACCGCGGACGTCGCGCCGCGGGGCAGTGACGGGCGGGACATCAGCCGCGGGCGCTCCGCCGTGCGCCGGTGCTCCTGCGGGCGCTCTTGCCGGAGGTGCCTGTGCTCACGCCGCTCCCGTTGCGCTTCGCCGGGGCCGGCGGCCGGGTGCCGAGCAGCACGTCGGACCAGGTGGGGACGGCGGCGCGCTTGCCCTCGCCGACGTCGCGGACTCCCTGGTCGCGCGGCATCGGTGTGGTGCTCGAACGCTTTGCCGCGCTGCGGCCCCGGGCCGGCGGCGCAGAGGCCTTCGCCGCGGTGGCCTTCGCCGCAGTGGCCGTTGCCGCAGTGGCCGTTGCCGCAGTGGCCGTTGCCGGGCGACCACCGCTCCTCACCGCCGTGCCCTTCGCCGCCGAGCGCTTGGCCGCCGTGCTCTTCGCCGCGCTGCTCTTCGCCGCCGTGCTCTTCGCTGCCGTGCTCTTCGCCGTCGAGTGCTTGGCCGCCGAGCCCTTCGGCGTACGGCCCGTGGTCTTCGTGGTCCGAGGAGTCGACGCCGCCGCCGTCCTGCGGCCCCGCTTGCTCGCCGGCGCGGCCACGGTCGGCCGGCCAGGCGCGACGTAGCCGAGCTTCCCGGCGTAGCTGTCGAGCGCCGTGACCACCCGCTGGGCCGGGTCCCATCCCCACTCGGCCGCGCGCGCGCGGCCGCGCGCGACGTAGGTCAGGCGCACGATCCAGGTGCCGTCGTCGCGGCGGCGGGCGGTCCAGTCGACGGTGTCGGCCTTGAGCCCGGGCGTCTCGGCGAGGTGCAGATCGGCGGCGGCACCCACCGGCACGGCGGAGGCGCCGGCACGAGCCTTGGTCATGACGGCGTCACGGGCCTCGTCGACCATGCGCGCCCGCTCGGACATGACCGGCCCGGCGTAGCGCAGGACGCGGGCGACGGGTACGCCGGCGATCTTGGCCACCTGCTCGGGCGTCTCACCCGCCCGCAGCCGCGCCTGGATCTCCTTGGGGCTCAGCGCGCTCTCGGCCGCGCTCGTGCTGCCGGGCGCGGGCAAAGTGCCGCGCAGCGCCGCCTGCAACCTGGCGTCGACCGGCAGGACGTGGCTGCCCTTGACCGCGTCGGGGCTGGCGGCGAGCACGAGCTGGGCGCCGTCGTTCGTGATCGCGACGATGTAGAGCTCGCGCACCGCACCTCCTCCCGCCGGACCTCCGCCAGTGTGACGGACAACGCCCTGTGGTGCGCGCAAGCACCGCCGGGCAGGCGCGGCGGGTCGCGGCGGGGCGGTGCGGGCTTGCCGGCTACGGTCTGCCGGCGCCGGAGTAGCTGCTGCGGTCGATCGAGGCGATGCGTACGACGGCACCACTGTGCGGCGCCTCGATCATCCGGCCGTTGCCGATGTAGAGGCCGACGTGGTAGGGCGGGCTGCCGAAGAAGATGAGGTCGCCCGGCTGCAGGTCCGCGCGCGAGACCGGTCGGGTGTCCTGCTGCTGCGAAC
Encoded proteins:
- a CDS encoding M48 family metallopeptidase, whose protein sequence is MTGVADLAPARTVGRGSRLPAVVALVVLLVALGLVIGFTTPWRIIDASVPGGRAPTDPSLYYSAAVRAREDAFHAAIHPSSYAALFLGWAAVLLLGFTPAGARLAGRLGRGRWPLVAALGGAAVVVVAWLVQLPFEARGHVVLRDYDLTLQGWGGWFADQGRSLGVSVVPVVIGVLAFYALVRRFPRTWWLPVSVAGAALVFLFSFLYPVVVEPVFNHFHPLPQGQLRSDLLAMARRDGVPVDDVLVADASRRTTTLNAYVSGYGGTRRIVLYDNLLRDVPPAQIEVIVAHELGHAKYDDVLHGTAIGALGVAAGLTAVFVLLSSPALLRRGGVRSARDPRSVALLVAVVTVLSTLSGPVQNLVSRQIEARADWHALQLTNDPQAFVAAMRSLAIRGLSDLDPNGAQYVWFVTHPTSPQRLAMAVDWARLHGMPIPLPLPAAR
- the sepH gene encoding septation protein SepH yields the protein MRELYIVAITNDGAQLVLAASPDAVKGSHVLPVDARLQAALRGTLPAPGSTSAAESALSPKEIQARLRAGETPEQVAKIAGVPVARVLRYAGPVMSERARMVDEARDAVMTKARAGASAVPVGAAADLHLAETPGLKADTVDWTARRRDDGTWIVRLTYVARGRARAAEWGWDPAQRVVTALDSYAGKLGYVAPGRPTVAAPASKRGRRTAAASTPRTTKTTGRTPKGSAAKHSTAKSTAAKSTAAKSSAAKSTAAKRSAAKGTAVRSGGRPATATAATATAATATAAKATAAKASAPPARGRSAAKRSSTTPMPRDQGVRDVGEGKRAAVPTWSDVLLGTRPPAPAKRNGSGVSTGTSGKSARRSTGARRSARG